A single Penaeus vannamei isolate JL-2024 chromosome 22, ASM4276789v1, whole genome shotgun sequence DNA region contains:
- the LOC138865795 gene encoding uncharacterized protein, with protein MVPGVRDAAEIRPAGHCVCESAEGSPPPQESAEGSPPPQESAEGSPPPQESAEGSPPPQESAEGSPPPQGSAEGSPPFPDRPTPGPPSPTSPAGGLPPPTPLPLPPTPPPRNCDRRTYPRFGSPSELPNFARAS; from the exons ATGGTGCCCGGTGTGCGAGATGCTGCGGAGATACGGCCAGCTGGtcattgtgtttgt GAGAGTGCAGAGGGCAGCCCACCGCCCCAGGAGAGTGCAGAGGGCAGCCCACCGCCCCAGGAGAGTGCAGAGGGCAGCCCACCGCCCCAGGAGAGTGCAGAGGGCAGCCCACCGCCCCAGGAGAGTGCAGAGGGCAGCCCACCGCCCCAGGGGAGTGCAGAGGGCAGTCCACCCTTCCCCGATCGGCCGACGCCTGGGCCGCCCTCGCCGACGTCTCCTGCAGGAggtcttcccccacccacccccctcccactccccccgacTCCTCCCCCTCGGAACTGCGACCGGCGGACATACCCGCGCTTCGGGTCCCCCTCGGAATTACCCAATTTCGCACGGGCGTCTTAA